One Nocardioidaceae bacterium SCSIO 66511 genomic window carries:
- a CDS encoding aminotransferase class V-fold PLP-dependent enzyme has product MGRHYLQIPGPSNVPEEVLRATARPTIDHRGPEFQAMGKRILANVKAVFKTTRPVIIYPASGTGAWEAALVNTLSPGDRVLYFETGHFATLWQQMAAELGLVVDLVPGDWRHGVDTEVLAERLAADTNHEIKAVCCVHNETSTGVTSRIGDVRTAIDDTGHSALLLVDTISGLGSIDYRHDEWGVDVTIAGSQKGLMLPPGLGFNAVSDKALAAYETAELRKSYWDWKPILDANANGFWPSTPATNLLYGLEVALRLFDEEGIENVFARHQRYSAATRAAVAAWGGGLEVQCLDDREHSGALTAIRVPDGHDADAIRKLILERFDMSLGAGLSKVAGKVFRIGHLGWFEDLSLIGTLGGVQIGLSLAGVPIKKDGVDAAMEVLEQ; this is encoded by the coding sequence ATGGGTCGGCACTACCTGCAGATCCCGGGACCGAGCAACGTTCCCGAGGAGGTCCTACGGGCAACCGCCAGACCGACCATCGACCATCGCGGACCGGAGTTCCAGGCGATGGGCAAACGGATCCTGGCGAACGTCAAGGCGGTGTTCAAGACGACGAGGCCGGTGATCATCTACCCCGCCTCCGGTACGGGCGCGTGGGAGGCCGCACTGGTCAACACCCTCAGTCCCGGCGACCGAGTGCTCTACTTCGAGACCGGACACTTCGCAACGCTGTGGCAGCAGATGGCCGCCGAGCTCGGACTCGTCGTCGACCTCGTACCCGGCGACTGGCGCCACGGCGTCGACACCGAGGTGCTCGCCGAGCGCCTCGCCGCAGACACCAACCATGAGATCAAGGCCGTGTGCTGCGTGCACAACGAGACGTCGACCGGTGTCACCAGCCGCATCGGCGACGTACGTACCGCCATCGACGACACCGGCCATTCAGCGCTGTTGCTCGTCGACACGATCTCCGGCCTCGGCTCGATCGACTACCGACACGACGAGTGGGGCGTCGATGTGACGATCGCCGGCTCACAGAAGGGGCTGATGCTCCCGCCAGGGTTGGGCTTCAACGCCGTCAGTGACAAGGCGCTCGCCGCGTACGAAACGGCCGAGCTACGCAAGTCGTACTGGGACTGGAAGCCGATCCTCGACGCCAACGCCAACGGGTTCTGGCCGTCGACTCCGGCGACGAACCTGCTGTACGGCCTCGAGGTGGCGTTGCGGTTGTTCGACGAGGAGGGCATCGAGAACGTGTTCGCCCGCCATCAGCGATACTCGGCTGCCACCCGGGCAGCCGTAGCCGCATGGGGCGGCGGCCTCGAGGTGCAATGCCTCGACGACCGCGAGCACTCCGGCGCGCTCACTGCAATCCGCGTACCCGACGGGCACGACGCGGACGCGATACGCAAGCTCATCCTGGAGCGCTTCGACATGTCCCTCGGCGCCGGCCTCAGCAAGGTCGCCGGCAAGGTCTTCCGGATCGGCCACCTCGGGTGGTTCGAGGACCTCAGCCTGATCGGCACCCTCGGCGGCGTACAGATCGGTCTGTCACTTGCCGGTGTGCCCATCAAGAAGGACGGCGTCGACGCGGCCATGGAGGTCCTCGAGCAATGA
- the thiE gene encoding thiamine phosphate synthase, with the protein MVEIDPRLYLVTGDTAGRPLVDVVRAAVAGGVTLVQLRDKHASHESLAEQYDDLRTALKGTGVPVLVNDDAEAALEADAAGVHVGPDDEPPVSVRARLGADRVIGWSIHDFDQLGDTANVSASDYLAASPVWATATKTDTTTPLGLAGVAALRQSMPPGLPLVAIGGIDVRNAADVVAAGADGIAVVSAICSAPDPGLAASELRAIVDDARDHQRGR; encoded by the coding sequence ATGGTTGAGATCGACCCGCGCCTGTACCTCGTCACGGGCGACACCGCCGGCCGTCCACTGGTTGACGTGGTACGTGCCGCTGTCGCCGGAGGCGTCACGTTGGTCCAGTTGCGCGACAAACATGCTTCGCACGAGTCGCTCGCCGAGCAGTACGACGACCTTCGTACGGCCTTGAAGGGCACGGGTGTACCCGTTCTCGTCAACGACGACGCCGAAGCCGCGTTGGAAGCCGACGCCGCCGGCGTCCATGTCGGACCCGATGACGAACCACCTGTGTCCGTGCGCGCCCGCCTGGGCGCCGATCGTGTGATCGGCTGGTCGATACACGACTTCGACCAACTGGGTGACACCGCGAACGTCTCAGCGAGCGACTACCTCGCCGCCAGCCCGGTCTGGGCAACCGCGACGAAGACAGACACGACGACTCCGCTCGGACTCGCAGGCGTTGCGGCGCTGCGGCAGTCGATGCCGCCAGGCCTGCCGCTCGTGGCGATCGGCGGCATCGATGTACGTAACGCCGCCGACGTGGTCGCCGCCGGAGCCGACGGTATCGCCGTGGTGTCTGCGATCTGCTCGGCGCCGGACCCGGGGCTCGCCGCGAGCGAGCTACGCGCGATCGTCGACGACGCGCGCGATCACCAGAGAGGACGATGA
- a CDS encoding TenA family protein — protein MTVGWSEQAWRSVSAWYDAITTHPFLVALADGSLPEAVFARYLVDDSHYLTGYARALATLAARTADPAASAMLAGSAAQGITAERELHAAYLTPRGIDPQAADAPEQSPTCAAYIGTLQTLAAYAPIEVGLAGVLPCFRVYEEVGQAVVAQTAEPDHPYRAWIDAYADAAFEQAVRDIERHVDEVAAAATERRRDEMLGAYARAARFEWMFWDAAWRGETWPTPA, from the coding sequence ATGACTGTCGGCTGGTCCGAACAGGCGTGGCGGTCCGTCTCGGCGTGGTACGACGCGATCACGACCCATCCGTTCCTGGTGGCCTTGGCCGACGGTTCACTGCCCGAAGCGGTTTTTGCGCGCTATCTCGTCGACGATTCGCATTACCTGACCGGGTACGCCCGCGCGCTCGCCACCCTTGCCGCGCGTACAGCCGACCCGGCTGCCTCGGCAATGCTCGCCGGCTCCGCTGCGCAGGGGATCACCGCCGAGCGCGAGCTGCACGCGGCGTACCTGACTCCCCGCGGCATCGACCCGCAGGCGGCCGATGCGCCGGAGCAGAGCCCGACCTGCGCCGCCTATATCGGCACGTTGCAGACTCTCGCGGCGTACGCGCCGATCGAAGTCGGTCTCGCCGGCGTGCTGCCCTGCTTCCGGGTCTATGAAGAGGTGGGCCAGGCCGTTGTCGCGCAGACGGCCGAACCCGATCACCCTTATCGGGCGTGGATCGACGCGTACGCCGATGCCGCTTTCGAGCAGGCCGTTCGAGACATCGAGCGGCATGTCGATGAAGTCGCGGCGGCGGCAACCGAGCGCAGGCGCGATGAGATGCTCGGTGCGTACGCACGCGCCGCGAGGTTCGAGTGGATGTTCTGGGACGCTGCCTGGCGCGGTGAGACGTGGCCGACCCCGGCGTGA
- a CDS encoding PLP-dependent aminotransferase family protein: MPAAQLSARRLVDLLSDYPSTRPAYRALANAVRGVLVDGRVTHQTRLPSERELSVALGVSRTTVTRAYGELVDSGWATARRGSGTTLVLRGRDHTGGESLIPPDAEDGVINLMIAAPPAPPGTMDAVERAVALLPARLTGHGYRMSGDPLLREQIAAHYDDRGLPTDPEQIIVTPGALAATAVVVRMLIGRGDRAIMETPSYPNSVETLRAGGARVVGLPVSAAGWDAEAFEATIRQTAPRFALLIPDFQNPTGALMDAETRDRFGTVLARTRTIGVADETMADLPIDPLTMPPPFAASNPDVITIGSISKAFWGGFRIGWLRVPTSLHDRVVQARTSLDLGCSLADQLIAYEMFTHRDTLLGERREALRESRDVLVSELRDRLSDWEFTTPRGGMTLWARMPEPVASAVVLAAERHGLLLASGGQFGVDQDLRHYIRLPFAAPADVLREGVDRLARAYADAIAEPTLVRERAGSFIA, encoded by the coding sequence ATGCCAGCTGCCCAACTCTCTGCTCGTCGGCTCGTCGACCTGTTGTCGGACTATCCGTCGACCAGGCCGGCGTACCGCGCTCTCGCCAACGCGGTACGCGGCGTCCTCGTCGACGGCCGCGTCACCCATCAGACTCGGCTGCCGAGCGAGCGGGAGCTCAGTGTCGCGCTCGGCGTGAGCCGCACAACGGTCACTCGCGCGTACGGCGAGCTCGTCGATTCGGGTTGGGCGACTGCTCGCCGAGGCTCCGGTACGACGCTCGTCCTGCGCGGCCGAGACCACACCGGTGGTGAGTCGTTGATCCCTCCCGACGCCGAGGACGGCGTCATCAACCTGATGATCGCTGCGCCACCTGCACCGCCCGGCACGATGGATGCCGTCGAACGCGCGGTCGCGCTGCTGCCCGCGCGTCTGACCGGGCACGGGTATCGCATGTCCGGTGACCCGTTGTTGCGCGAGCAGATCGCAGCGCACTATGACGATCGCGGCCTCCCCACCGATCCCGAGCAGATCATCGTGACTCCTGGCGCGCTCGCCGCTACCGCGGTCGTGGTGCGGATGCTCATCGGCCGCGGCGACCGCGCGATCATGGAGACCCCGAGCTACCCGAACTCCGTAGAGACGCTTCGCGCCGGTGGTGCTCGTGTCGTCGGCCTCCCGGTCTCCGCAGCCGGGTGGGACGCCGAGGCCTTCGAAGCGACCATCCGGCAGACGGCACCGCGGTTCGCGTTGCTCATCCCCGACTTCCAGAACCCGACCGGCGCTCTCATGGACGCCGAGACCCGCGACCGGTTCGGGACCGTGTTGGCTCGCACACGCACCATCGGCGTCGCCGACGAGACGATGGCCGACCTTCCGATCGACCCGCTCACGATGCCACCTCCGTTCGCCGCTTCGAACCCCGACGTGATCACGATCGGCAGTATCAGCAAGGCGTTCTGGGGCGGCTTCCGGATCGGCTGGCTCCGCGTACCCACCTCGCTGCATGACCGCGTGGTGCAGGCTCGTACGTCGCTCGATCTCGGCTGCAGTCTCGCCGACCAGCTCATCGCGTACGAGATGTTCACCCATCGCGACACGTTGCTCGGTGAACGTCGAGAAGCGCTCCGTGAGTCCCGTGATGTGCTCGTGTCCGAGCTGCGCGATCGCCTGTCCGATTGGGAGTTCACCACACCTCGCGGTGGCATGACACTGTGGGCCCGGATGCCCGAGCCGGTGGCGAGCGCCGTCGTCCTCGCGGCCGAGAGGCACGGATTGCTGCTCGCGTCGGGCGGCCAGTTCGGCGTCGACCAGGACCTTCGGCACTACATACGGCTGCCGTTCGCCGCACCTGCCGACGTACTCCGTGAGGGAGTCGATCGCCTCGCGCGCGCCTACGCTGACGCGATCGCAGAGCCGACGCTCGTACGTGAGCGCGCCGGCTCGTTCATCGCGTAG
- a CDS encoding ThuA domain-containing protein, whose protein sequence is MPLMDPHRGAGIPRPANRRPSRSAVRSAAALTFLMGLLAALLAPIAVASPPAPTQQPAEPPAAQPAKQGKFDVLVFSKTAGFRHDSIPAGIRRIKQLGAANGFRVDATEDATTFRANRLRKYEAVVFLSTTGDVLNNKQQRAFEQWIRQGGGYVGVHAAADTEYDWPFYGNLVGTYFKSHPAVQEATVKVADRVHPSTKHLPDRWVRTDEWYDYKANPRGDVHVLASLDESSYDGGTMGSDHPIAWCQRFDGARSWYTGGGHTAKSFNEPAFAKHLLGGIRWAAGDVAGDCGGTTEQGFQKVTLNDTPGEPMGLAVLPDGRVLHTDRTGEVRLHDPETGLNTLAANLTKVIYSHDEEGVQSVAIDPNFKRNRWVYLYHSLPTGDTPVDDPSTPDVNEGDAPNTGTPEDWAKFKGDMRLSRYKFTAKGTLNLDSAQTIIDIPVDRGQCCHVGGHIDFDGQGNLYLSTGDDSNPFESDGYTPIDERENRNPVFDAQRSAANTNDLRGKVLRIHPKRGGGYTVPDGNLFPKGAPQTRPEIYLMGLRNPFRIAVNRENGDLYVADYSPDANDADPDRGPAGHGKWFIARDSGNYGWPYCATAELPYVDYDFETKESGESFDCANPVNDSPHNTGLRELPAVEQPDVYYTYDESEEFPELGTGGIGPMAGPAYDFDKGSNSRVKWPEYYDGAPLAYEWTRDWISEMRLDDRGDLFDINQILKSFTFDNPMDIEFGTDGALYVLEYGDGYFAENPTAQLSRIDYVRGGRTPIPKVEATPTNGDAPLEVTFSSAGTSDPDGDRLTYQWDFDADGTFDSQEKNPTHTYPDNGVYQATLKVTDRTGRSASSSVEIVIGNDRPVLEFITPKDGDPFEFGDTVQYEVKVTDDQEVDCSQVKVAYILGHDNHGHPQTETTGCKGQLEAPLAGGHEGEDNLRGVFHASYSDQGPDGDGVGSLTGDAEIALVPTGGN, encoded by the coding sequence ATGCCCCTCATGGATCCGCATCGCGGGGCGGGCATCCCCCGTCCCGCGAACCGACGTCCGTCCAGATCCGCCGTGCGAAGTGCCGCCGCCCTCACCTTCCTGATGGGACTGCTCGCCGCACTCCTCGCGCCGATCGCGGTCGCTTCGCCGCCCGCACCGACGCAGCAACCCGCCGAGCCCCCGGCGGCGCAACCTGCCAAACAGGGCAAGTTCGACGTACTCGTCTTCTCCAAGACCGCCGGCTTCAGACACGACTCGATACCGGCCGGGATCCGCCGCATCAAGCAGTTGGGCGCGGCGAACGGATTCCGGGTCGACGCGACCGAGGACGCGACGACGTTCCGGGCAAACCGGCTGCGTAAGTACGAGGCCGTGGTGTTCCTCAGCACGACCGGCGACGTACTGAACAACAAGCAGCAGCGCGCCTTCGAGCAATGGATCCGCCAAGGCGGCGGCTACGTCGGCGTCCATGCGGCCGCAGACACCGAGTACGACTGGCCGTTCTACGGCAACCTCGTCGGCACGTACTTCAAGAGCCACCCCGCCGTCCAGGAGGCCACCGTCAAGGTCGCCGACCGGGTGCACCCGTCGACGAAGCATCTGCCGGACCGATGGGTACGCACCGACGAGTGGTACGACTACAAGGCCAATCCGCGCGGTGACGTGCACGTGCTGGCCAGCCTGGACGAGTCCAGCTACGACGGCGGCACGATGGGCAGCGACCACCCGATCGCCTGGTGCCAGCGCTTCGACGGCGCCCGCTCCTGGTACACCGGCGGAGGCCACACCGCCAAGTCGTTCAACGAGCCGGCCTTCGCGAAGCACCTGCTCGGCGGCATCCGCTGGGCGGCCGGCGATGTCGCCGGCGACTGCGGCGGGACGACGGAGCAGGGATTCCAGAAGGTCACGCTGAATGACACCCCCGGCGAACCGATGGGCCTCGCAGTGCTGCCGGACGGTCGGGTGCTGCACACGGACCGCACCGGCGAGGTACGTCTGCACGACCCGGAAACCGGCCTGAACACGCTGGCCGCGAACCTCACGAAGGTCATCTACAGCCACGACGAGGAGGGCGTGCAGAGCGTCGCGATCGATCCGAACTTCAAGCGCAACCGTTGGGTGTACCTCTATCACTCGTTGCCCACCGGCGACACTCCGGTCGATGACCCGTCGACACCGGACGTCAACGAGGGCGATGCTCCGAACACCGGCACTCCCGAGGACTGGGCGAAGTTCAAGGGCGACATGCGACTGTCGCGGTACAAGTTCACCGCCAAGGGGACGCTCAACCTGGACTCCGCGCAGACGATCATCGACATTCCGGTGGACCGAGGTCAGTGCTGCCACGTAGGCGGGCACATCGACTTCGACGGGCAGGGCAACCTCTACCTGTCGACCGGTGATGACTCGAACCCGTTCGAGTCCGACGGCTACACCCCGATCGATGAACGGGAGAACCGCAACCCGGTCTTCGATGCGCAGCGATCGGCGGCGAACACGAACGACCTGCGCGGCAAGGTGCTCCGCATCCATCCGAAGCGCGGCGGCGGTTACACCGTCCCGGACGGGAACCTCTTCCCGAAGGGAGCACCACAGACGCGTCCGGAGATCTACCTGATGGGTCTGCGCAACCCGTTCCGCATCGCAGTCAACAGGGAGAACGGCGACCTGTACGTCGCCGACTACTCACCGGATGCGAACGACGCCGACCCGGATCGCGGACCCGCGGGCCACGGCAAGTGGTTCATCGCCCGTGACTCCGGCAACTACGGGTGGCCGTACTGCGCGACGGCGGAGCTCCCGTACGTCGACTACGACTTCGAGACCAAGGAGTCCGGCGAGTCGTTCGACTGCGCAAACCCGGTGAACGACTCACCGCACAACACTGGGCTGCGCGAGCTCCCGGCGGTGGAGCAACCGGACGTCTACTACACCTACGACGAGTCCGAGGAGTTCCCCGAGCTCGGCACCGGCGGCATCGGCCCCATGGCCGGTCCGGCGTACGACTTCGACAAGGGCTCGAACTCGCGGGTGAAGTGGCCGGAGTACTACGACGGCGCTCCGCTGGCATACGAGTGGACACGTGACTGGATCAGCGAGATGCGTCTTGACGATCGCGGTGATCTCTTCGACATCAACCAGATACTGAAGTCATTCACGTTCGACAACCCGATGGACATCGAGTTCGGCACTGACGGTGCGCTCTACGTTCTCGAGTACGGCGACGGCTACTTCGCGGAGAACCCCACTGCGCAGCTGTCTCGGATCGACTACGTACGCGGCGGTCGTACGCCGATCCCGAAGGTCGAGGCGACCCCGACGAACGGCGATGCACCACTGGAGGTGACCTTCTCCAGTGCGGGCACAAGTGACCCGGACGGCGATCGGTTGACCTACCAGTGGGACTTCGACGCCGACGGAACGTTCGACTCGCAGGAGAAGAACCCGACGCACACGTACCCGGACAACGGCGTCTACCAGGCAACGTTGAAGGTCACCGACCGGACCGGGCGCTCCGCGTCGAGTTCGGTGGAGATCGTGATCGGAAACGACCGGCCGGTACTGGAGTTCATCACCCCGAAGGACGGTGATCCCTTCGAGTTCGGCGACACGGTGCAGTACGAGGTGAAGGTCACCGACGACCAGGAGGTGGACTGCAGCCAGGTGAAGGTGGCCTACATCCTCGGCCACGACAACCACGGTCATCCGCAGACCGAGACCACCGGGTGTAAGGGGCAGCTGGAAGCCCCGCTCGCCGGCGGCCACGAGGGCGAGGACAACCTGCGCGGCGTGTTCCACGCGTCGTACAGCGACCAGGGTCCGGACGGTGACGGTGTCGGCTCGCTCACCGGTGACGCGGAGATCGCACTGGTGCCGACCGGAGGCAACTGA
- the thiM gene encoding hydroxyethylthiazole kinase, which translates to MSHITPAVIAVHAAVREQAPLVQCITNYVSMDLAANVLNAAGASPAMVHDPREAGEFARIAGAVVANIGTPSPRWVDGMLEAAEAARDTGKPWVLDPVAVGATSYRRETVDRLLEFEPTVIRGNASEVLTIATSTSGGRGVDSDASLDDVRGHADALAKRTGAVVAVTGPEDYVTDGVREPLVLRGGDPRMPMITALGCSLSALVGACLAAHDDTFEATTGALAVMSAAGEIAGASAEGPGSLRWRLLDELARLDAGGLAQHVDG; encoded by the coding sequence ATGAGCCACATCACGCCCGCAGTCATCGCCGTGCACGCGGCCGTACGCGAGCAGGCGCCGCTGGTGCAGTGCATCACCAACTACGTGTCCATGGACCTCGCCGCGAATGTGTTGAACGCTGCCGGTGCGTCGCCGGCGATGGTGCACGACCCACGCGAGGCCGGGGAGTTCGCGCGTATCGCGGGTGCCGTCGTCGCCAACATCGGCACGCCGTCGCCACGGTGGGTCGACGGCATGCTCGAGGCGGCCGAGGCTGCCCGCGATACCGGCAAGCCATGGGTGCTGGATCCGGTCGCGGTCGGTGCGACCTCCTACCGACGCGAGACGGTCGACCGCCTTCTCGAGTTCGAGCCGACCGTCATCCGCGGCAATGCAAGTGAGGTCCTCACCATCGCCACGAGTACGTCGGGCGGCAGGGGAGTCGACAGCGACGCCTCGCTCGACGACGTACGCGGGCACGCTGACGCGCTCGCGAAGCGTACTGGCGCAGTCGTTGCGGTGACCGGTCCGGAAGACTACGTCACCGACGGCGTACGTGAGCCGCTCGTACTCCGCGGTGGCGACCCGCGGATGCCGATGATCACCGCACTCGGCTGCTCATTGAGTGCGCTCGTCGGGGCATGTCTTGCCGCGCACGACGACACGTTCGAGGCGACGACCGGAGCACTCGCAGTGATGTCGGCCGCGGGAGAGATCGCCGGTGCTTCCGCGGAAGGCCCAGGATCCTTGCGGTGGAGGCTTCTCGACGAGCTAGCACGGCTCGACGCGGGCGGTCTCGCGCAGCATGTCGATGGTTGA
- a CDS encoding IclR family transcriptional regulator, translating to MARTTEKGTTQMADQRRSGGVQSIARAFTLLELVAANGGVMGLSQLAQASGFPLPTIHRLVRTLVDLGYLRQEPSRRYALGPRLLLLADSSESMLNHVAVPHLRRVVESVGETTNLAMLDGDQVAYVAQAPGSHSMRMFTEVGRRVSPHCTAVGKALLSDASDEEIRELLDRSGMEKHTPHTITDPAEFVAQVHTCRERGYALDEGEQEVGVRCVAVVVPSTSTRLAVSVSGPGPRMSDELVDRAVPVLTKAAAALAADLG from the coding sequence ATGGCACGGACGACCGAGAAGGGAACCACGCAGATGGCCGACCAGCGACGCTCTGGAGGCGTTCAGTCGATCGCGCGGGCATTCACGTTGCTCGAGCTCGTCGCCGCCAACGGCGGCGTCATGGGGCTGTCTCAGCTCGCTCAGGCATCGGGGTTCCCCCTTCCGACGATCCACCGCCTCGTACGCACGCTGGTCGATCTCGGTTACCTGCGGCAGGAGCCGTCCCGGCGGTACGCCCTCGGCCCGCGGCTGCTGCTCCTCGCCGACAGCTCCGAGTCGATGCTCAACCACGTAGCCGTCCCGCACCTGCGCCGCGTCGTCGAGTCCGTCGGCGAGACGACGAACCTCGCGATGCTCGACGGCGACCAGGTGGCGTACGTCGCGCAGGCGCCTGGCAGCCATTCGATGCGGATGTTCACCGAGGTCGGACGACGAGTGTCCCCGCACTGCACCGCCGTCGGCAAGGCGCTGTTGAGCGACGCCTCCGATGAGGAGATCCGCGAGCTGCTGGATCGAAGCGGGATGGAGAAACACACTCCGCACACGATCACCGATCCCGCCGAGTTCGTCGCCCAGGTACACACCTGTCGCGAGCGCGGGTACGCACTCGACGAAGGGGAGCAGGAAGTAGGTGTCCGCTGTGTCGCCGTCGTCGTTCCGTCGACGTCGACCCGGCTAGCAGTATCGGTGTCCGGGCCGGGGCCGCGGATGTCCGATGAGCTCGTCGATCGTGCGGTGCCCGTGCTCACCAAGGCGGCAGCAGCGCTCGCCGCAGACCTTGGCTAG
- the thiD gene encoding bifunctional hydroxymethylpyrimidine kinase/phosphomethylpyrimidine kinase, whose protein sequence is MAKRPAMLSVAGSDPSGGAGIQADLKTATALKVYSGAVITSLTVQNTLGVSDIHTIPADFVVAQYEQVVTDLDVASVKIGMLGTADVVIGLADAIRRHRPYDVVLDPVMVATSGDRLVPEDTVDAIREHLLPLATVVTPNLPEAGVLAGVAEPDDRDSMIAAASALRDLGSRAVLVKGGHREGDYATDILVDEEGPAVFAAHWVDTANTHGTGCTLSSAIASYLMYPMPLRDAIQGAKRYVSGALESAASWQIGEGRSPVNHLWELEGGLLPREHR, encoded by the coding sequence ATGGCGAAGCGACCCGCAATGCTGAGCGTCGCCGGCTCTGACCCGTCGGGCGGTGCTGGAATCCAAGCAGACCTCAAGACAGCAACGGCCCTGAAGGTCTATAGCGGCGCAGTCATCACCTCGCTGACTGTGCAGAACACGCTCGGGGTGAGCGACATTCACACGATCCCGGCGGACTTCGTGGTCGCCCAGTACGAACAGGTGGTGACCGATCTCGACGTCGCCTCCGTCAAGATCGGCATGCTCGGCACCGCAGACGTCGTCATCGGACTGGCCGACGCGATCAGGCGGCACCGCCCGTACGACGTCGTGCTGGATCCGGTCATGGTCGCGACATCAGGTGACCGCCTCGTGCCCGAGGACACCGTCGACGCTATTCGCGAGCACCTGTTGCCGTTGGCGACTGTCGTGACACCGAACCTCCCGGAGGCGGGCGTACTCGCAGGCGTTGCCGAGCCGGATGACCGCGACTCGATGATCGCGGCGGCATCGGCCCTGCGCGACCTCGGTTCCCGAGCCGTCCTCGTCAAGGGCGGGCACCGCGAGGGCGACTACGCAACCGACATCCTGGTCGACGAAGAAGGCCCGGCGGTGTTCGCCGCGCACTGGGTAGACACTGCGAACACGCATGGCACCGGCTGCACGCTCTCGAGTGCAATCGCCAGCTACCTGATGTACCCGATGCCGCTGCGCGATGCGATCCAGGGAGCAAAACGCTATGTGAGCGGAGCCTTGGAGAGTGCAGCATCCTGGCAGATCGGGGAGGGCCGGAGTCCGGTGAACCATCTGTGGGAACTCGAAGGCGGCCTCCTGCCCAGGGAGCACAGATGA